The genomic region TATCGACTCCTTCGAAGTCCTTTATACAAAGATAGTCATCCAGATATGCTACCAGTTTCGATTGTTTCATGGACAAAAGTATAACGGAGTTGACATGAATATTCCACCTCTCTATATTGAAAACATGGCAATCCACGATTTCAAGATACGGGAACTGGATCCCGCTGATGCTTCCTTCTCTTTTTCACCTGATTTGCTGGATGCCTCTTCACCTATCCTCGACAAGTCAGCAATTATAGGCCAACCAAGAGCCCTCAGGGCCTTGGAAATGGGCATCGGAATCAACCGATGGGGTTATAATATCTTTGTCAGCGGAGATTCCGGTACCGGCAAGCTTCCTGCAATAAAGGCTATAGCCAGCAGATATGAAAAGGACATAGCCCAACTCAGGGATATTGCATATGTACACAATTTTACCAATCCTGATAGCCCGAGAGTCTTGGTGTTTTCTCCTGGCAACGGCATGAAGTTCTTCCAGGACATGGAAGTTTTCTGCTCACATCTTGACCTGTGGTTGAAGGAAGGAACGGAAGAAACTGCAATAGAGCAAGGAACCGAAGCAATCAAAAAGCTGATGACTGCTTATCCTGAGGGAAAAGTAAACCAACATCTGCACAACATCCAACTGGACCTTTCCAGGCACCTCCAAAGCCACCAGAACCTCAACCGGTATAGAGTAAACCTGATCATCAACCACCAGTTCACCACAAGGAAACCTTTTGTAGTCGAGAACCATCCGTCCTTTATAAATCTGTTCGGAGGCCTGGCAAAAAACAAGAAAGGCAAACTTCTCCCCTATCAAATGATCAAGGCTGGTACCATCCATGAAGCAATGGGAGGTATTCTGGTCCTCAGATCCGAAGAAGTATTGCAGGAGATAAGCCTATGGGAAACATTGAAACGTTACCTCGAAGCAAACAGACAGGCACTGAAGGATCCTCTTGCATCACAGAAAGGAGGTACGATGGGAAAGAACATCCGTCCCGAAATACCTCCCCTGCTTTTCAAACTGATCCTCATAGGAAGTGAAGCAGACTATGACAAGCTCAGTGAAAACGATGAACAGTTCCTCAAATATTTCAAGATTTCAGCACAGTTTGACTATTCGATGGAAGCAACGAAGGAAAATGCCAATGCTACGGTACAGTATCTGAGGAATTTTGCATCCAGGCAAGGTCTGCTGGAACTCACTGACGACGGAGCACTTCAGCTATTGCGCTACAGTGCATGGTTTGCAGAAGACAGAAGGGAACTCACCACCCAATTCTCCCAGCTGACGGACATCCTGATGGAGGCTGACTGGTGGGCACATCGACTTGGCAAGGACAAGATTGACAAAATGCTGATCATCCGCGCCAATGATGAAAGGGACTATGCTTCCTCGCTTACTGAAAGCAAGATCAACAGGGACATAGAACAAGGAGATATGCTCATTTCGCTATCAGGAAACAAAGTAGGTGTGGTCAATGGTCTGGCAGTCATGGATCGTGGAGCAGCATCCTTCGGAACTCCTACCGTCATTACGGCTTCTGTAGCTCCCGGCAGTGAGGGAATTGTCAATATAGAACATGAAGCAGGGCTCTCAGGTGAAATCCATGACAAAGGGCTCCTGATCATGGAAGGGTACCTGAGGAAGCACTATGCACGGACCTTCCCTCTTTCATTCTATGCAGGTATCTGCTTTGAACAAAGCTATGCGGAAATTGACGGAGACAGTGCTTCTTCGACGGAACTCTATGCATTGCTTTCTGCGATTGCAGAAATACCGATCAGACAGGATATTGCGGTAACAGGCAGTGTCAATCAACTGGGAAGCATTCAACCGGTCGGAGGCATAAATGAAAAAATCGAGGGATTCTACAATGCATGCTTCAGGTTGGGCCTCACCGGCAAGCAGGGGGTGATCATCCCCCAGCAGAATATTGACAACCTGATCCTCTCACACCATGTGCAGCAAGCAATCAAAGATGGAAAATTCCATATCTATCCTATAACCACCATAGATGAAGGCATGCAGATACTGACCAACAGAAGTGCCGGTACCAGAGGACCGAAAGGTAATTTTCCTGTAGGTACCTTCAATCGAGATGTGGAAGATGCACTCAAGAAACTATATCAGATGGGAAGCTCAAACAGAAACTGAAAACCAGGCCTGCAGCATGATGCCGGCAGCAACTGAAACATTGATCGATCCCTTGCTACCTGACAAAGGAATTGTCACTCTCCCTGAAGAAGCATCACAAAGCGCAAGCAACCTGGGACTGACGCCGAATTCTTCACTGCCAAGCACAGCAATACCATCGCGAGGAAACACAAAGTCATATAACAGAGTACCCCCGCTTTCCAAGGCAAATACAGGCCTTCCACAGGAAGCAAGATAGTTGCAGATCTCATCTTCTTCCAAGACTTTGTGTGCTACGGTAGCAATCGTTCCCTTTGCTGTACGGAAGCAGCGGGGATGTTTTGTAGAAGCTGTTCCTTCCACCATCAGTATGCGGTCGACGCCAAAGGAATCAGCAGTACGGAAAATCGATCCTACATTGAAAGGGGACCGTAGTCTGTCCAGTACCAATGTATGCGGCAAGATACTGCGGACGCCTCCATCCAAAAGGCCTGCATCATCGGTAAAATCCCAATCAGAGGGTTCCGCACCAAGACATTGCAGGAGCAGCTGGCACAGGTCTTCTTCATAGGTAGCCTCCCAATGTCCCATCAATAAAAAGGTACAGAGTTTGTCTACCTTATCTGCATGTTCCCCCAAAACGGAAACTGCTTTTTCTTCCATCAGCAGAGGAATCACCTGGGAAAGGTAGGCAGGGGAATAGGCACCTTTTGCTGCCTGGTGGAAAATCATGGAAATCTTTCTGATCTGGGTCCGTGGCCGAAGGCTCCTAAGCTTTGCTATCGTTATCATCGTTTTCATCTTCCTTCCCGGCAGCATCAGGAGCAACAAGCAACGCGAACTCCCCTTTGAGGGCAGTGCGGCCTTCAAGGTCCTGGAGGACACTTGCTGCTGTTCCACGGATAAATTCCTCATGAAGCTTGGTCATTTCCCGACCTATGACAACATGCCGATTACCATCAATCTGCACGAGGTCACGCAGAAGCCGTATCATCCTATACGGAGATTCATAAAGTACGAAAGCTTCGTTTCTAGCAAGCAATTGTTCCAGTCTTTTCTTCCTTCTACCAGACTTCGGAGAAAGAAAGCCTTCGAAAAGGAAAGATTTTCCTACATATCCGGCACAACTGACCAGGGTAGCAACAGCACTGACTCCAGGTACAGGAACGACCGTAAAACCAGCATTGCTGACGGCAGCCGCAACCCTTGCCCCTGGGTCACTGATCCCAGGTGTCCCGGCATCAGACACATATGCTATATCATTTCCCTTTTCCATCAAAGCAACGATTCCATTGCTGGAAGCTGCCTCGTTGTAAGAATGGCAAGCGATAAGACGTTTATGAATATCAAAATGCACAAGCAATCCTTGCGTATGCCTGGTATCTTCACAGGCTATGACATCGACTTTCTTCAATATTTCCAAAGCTCTGAGAGTAATATCATCAAGATTACCAATCGGAGTAGCTACCATATACAATGTACTCATAGAAGCATTCTACACAGAAAGCATACTGCACACAAGTATGGCAAAAACAAACAGTTGGTATTTTTTACCAACACATGGTACGTATATCAGTAATATTACCACTCTATGCCAAATAACAATACTTCATTCCGAATAAAAACTTAAATTTAAATATAATTTATTATTTATAAAGTAGTTGAACTAAAAATATTTTTCTATTTCATACGTTTTACCAACCCTTGAGAGAACACTTGGCACAGGCAATGCATAGAGATTGACGTAACAAAAAAAAATATAAGCCCGTCGGGCAAAAGGAAGAATAAAAATGAACACATTGAAAAGATTCAAGAACATCATCCACTCAAACGTCAACAGTGCCCTGGACTCTATGGAAGATCCTGAGAAAATGATCAAGCTCATGATCCATGACCTTGAGGAAGCCCTGCTGAAAGTAAAGAAAAGCCAAAAAGAGAAGTCTACTGAGAAGAAAGTCATGGAAAAGGAAATGGCAGAACTTCAGGAACGTATCGAGCGTTGGACAAGCAGGTCCCGCCTTGCCGTAGAACAGGGACGCGATGATTTGGCCAAGGAAGCCATCATGGAGAAAAGGGCTACCGAACATCGCATCGCCCAACTGAAGGAAAACATAAAGAACCTTGAATCAATCATCATGAGCGAGGATGAATCCATTTCCCAACTTACTGAAAAACTGAAAGAAATCACACTGAAGCAGGACACCTTGCTTTCAAGAGCTCGTCATGCAAAGGAAAAGCAGGCAGTAAGGCAGACCTTGAAAGAAACCGACAGCTGGGAAATTTCCGAAAAATTCAATGAACTGGAAGCAAAGATTGAGCAAATGGAAAGTGATGCCCATATCAGCGGAGCTGATACTGACAGTGCATTCGTAAGGATGGAAAGGGAAAAAGAAGCAGATGAAGAATTGGCAAAGCTCAAAGAGCAGCTGAAAAAGGAACAGGACTGACATGGACCGAAACTATTGGCATGAGGATGATTGGCATGACTACCACAACAGGCGGCACAAAGGTACACTCAGGCGTAGCCGACATGGAATCCTACTGGGAGTATGCCAGGGTATAGCGGATTGGAGCGGAATCAGCGTAGGTATCATACGGGTACTGACTATCATCGCTTTCTTTGCATCACATTTTGTACCGGTCGGCATCGTATACCTGCTGATGGCAATTTTCCTTGATACAGAATAACAGATACTTCCCGACTGATTCGGAACATATTAAAGCCAAGGCAAGAACCGGCATATGTTCCGGATCAGCATTTTTGTTTACAGAGATTTTCAAGATTCCCTTTCACGCAAGGGAAAAGCACAACATGAAAAAACGAACGGCATCTTTGCTGGAAATATCCAGCTTTTTTTCATTTGGCTTATATTGGTCAGCCTGTCAGGTTACCTGCCGGATCCTAGGTTCTGCACATCAGACAATGCCCTGAAAAGACTATGGTAGGAATTCATTACCTGTGCAATCACATTGATCCTGACCGCAATCTATGGAAAAGCCACAAAGGATATCAAAATACATGCCAACATCATGGCACTTTCCATGACAGGAAGCCTGCTTGGCATAGCTTTGGGCATCATATGGATTACCCTCCCTGTTGCTATCCTCCATGGAGCCCAAGTCCTTGGTTTCATAAGCTCAAACAAAATCCATCAGCCATTCATCTGGATCATCGCCCTCCTGCTGAATGCAGCAATGCAGGAATACTTGGTACACGGGTATATCTTTTTTCTGCTGAGGGCAAGGACAAATACGATCATTGCCATCATCATATCGGCAGCTTTATTTACAATCATGCATGCAGAAGCCTTCGAAACAGGAATCATTGCAGTCCTCAATGTAGTGACCACGGCCATTTTCATGTCTTTGCTCCTGCTTTACACAGGAAGCATACTTGTACCCATAATCGTACATTTCATCTGGAATACTACAGGAGGAATCATACTTGGCTACATATCCCTTCCGACAGATTACCCCCATCTGTTGAATATTACTCTTGAAGGCAATCCATTGCTGACAGGCGGGCTTGCAGGGCTTGAAGGCAGCATGGTAGTCCTGCTTGTCAACTGTGTACTCGTAGCAACAACAGCCCGCATGATCTTACAAAAGGCAAGGAATAGCTGAACATCTTCATTTCCCAGGCACTTAATTCCCCCCTGTACAATCTCCGGACTTATTTCGATTTTATACAATCTTTCTATAAATTGTCCTTGAACTTACGGTACATACCCCGCAGCTGGTCATAGGTCAAGTTCATCAAACGGGCCGCTTCCCTCTGGTTTCCATTCGCTTCCCCCAGGGCCTGCCGCAAATAGGTCACATCAAATTCCTGCCTCTTCTGCTGATAAAGGGCAAGATCAATCTTTCCGGCACAAGGGAAGCTTCCGGATACAGGTATTTCCTTTATTTCTTCTTCCTGTAGCCCCAAAGA from Spirochaetia bacterium harbors:
- a CDS encoding TrmH family RNA methyltransferase, whose amino-acid sequence is MKTMITIAKLRSLRPRTQIRKISMIFHQAAKGAYSPAYLSQVIPLLMEEKAVSVLGEHADKVDKLCTFLLMGHWEATYEEDLCQLLLQCLGAEPSDWDFTDDAGLLDGGVRSILPHTLVLDRLRSPFNVGSIFRTADSFGVDRILMVEGTASTKHPRCFRTAKGTIATVAHKVLEEDEICNYLASCGRPVFALESGGTLLYDFVFPRDGIAVLGSEEFGVSPRLLALCDASSGRVTIPLSGSKGSINVSVAAGIMLQAWFSVSV
- the rsmI gene encoding 16S rRNA (cytidine(1402)-2'-O)-methyltransferase, with amino-acid sequence MSTLYMVATPIGNLDDITLRALEILKKVDVIACEDTRHTQGLLVHFDIHKRLIACHSYNEAASSNGIVALMEKGNDIAYVSDAGTPGISDPGARVAAAVSNAGFTVVPVPGVSAVATLVSCAGYVGKSFLFEGFLSPKSGRRKKRLEQLLARNEAFVLYESPYRMIRLLRDLVQIDGNRHVVIGREMTKLHEEFIRGTAASVLQDLEGRTALKGEFALLVAPDAAGKEDENDDNDSKA
- a CDS encoding AAA family ATPase; this encodes MNIPPLYIENMAIHDFKIRELDPADASFSFSPDLLDASSPILDKSAIIGQPRALRALEMGIGINRWGYNIFVSGDSGTGKLPAIKAIASRYEKDIAQLRDIAYVHNFTNPDSPRVLVFSPGNGMKFFQDMEVFCSHLDLWLKEGTEETAIEQGTEAIKKLMTAYPEGKVNQHLHNIQLDLSRHLQSHQNLNRYRVNLIINHQFTTRKPFVVENHPSFINLFGGLAKNKKGKLLPYQMIKAGTIHEAMGGILVLRSEEVLQEISLWETLKRYLEANRQALKDPLASQKGGTMGKNIRPEIPPLLFKLILIGSEADYDKLSENDEQFLKYFKISAQFDYSMEATKENANATVQYLRNFASRQGLLELTDDGALQLLRYSAWFAEDRRELTTQFSQLTDILMEADWWAHRLGKDKIDKMLIIRANDERDYASSLTESKINRDIEQGDMLISLSGNKVGVVNGLAVMDRGAASFGTPTVITASVAPGSEGIVNIEHEAGLSGEIHDKGLLIMEGYLRKHYARTFPLSFYAGICFEQSYAEIDGDSASSTELYALLSAIAEIPIRQDIAVTGSVNQLGSIQPVGGINEKIEGFYNACFRLGLTGKQGVIIPQQNIDNLILSHHVQQAIKDGKFHIYPITTIDEGMQILTNRSAGTRGPKGNFPVGTFNRDVEDALKKLYQMGSSNRN
- a CDS encoding PspA/IM30 family protein, which produces MNTLKRFKNIIHSNVNSALDSMEDPEKMIKLMIHDLEEALLKVKKSQKEKSTEKKVMEKEMAELQERIERWTSRSRLAVEQGRDDLAKEAIMEKRATEHRIAQLKENIKNLESIIMSEDESISQLTEKLKEITLKQDTLLSRARHAKEKQAVRQTLKETDSWEISEKFNELEAKIEQMESDAHISGADTDSAFVRMEREKEADEELAKLKEQLKKEQD
- a CDS encoding CPBP family intramembrane metalloprotease — protein: MILTAIYGKATKDIKIHANIMALSMTGSLLGIALGIIWITLPVAILHGAQVLGFISSNKIHQPFIWIIALLLNAAMQEYLVHGYIFFLLRARTNTIIAIIISAALFTIMHAEAFETGIIAVLNVVTTAIFMSLLLLYTGSILVPIIVHFIWNTTGGIILGYISLPTDYPHLLNITLEGNPLLTGGLAGLEGSMVVLLVNCVLVATTARMILQKARNS
- a CDS encoding PspC domain-containing protein yields the protein MDRNYWHEDDWHDYHNRRHKGTLRRSRHGILLGVCQGIADWSGISVGIIRVLTIIAFFASHFVPVGIVYLLMAIFLDTE